From the genome of Nicotiana sylvestris chromosome 2, ASM39365v2, whole genome shotgun sequence, one region includes:
- the LOC104218071 gene encoding histone H2A — protein MDTAGKAKKGAGGRKGGGQSKKPVSRSVKAGLQFPVGRIGRYLKKGRYAQRVGSGAPVYLAAVLEYLAAEVLELAGNAARDNKKNRIIPRHVLLAVRNDEELGKLLAGVTIAHGGVLPNINPILLPKKTGAEKEPKSPAKATKSPRKAAA, from the exons ATGGATACTGCCGGAAAAGCGAAAAAGGGTGCCGGCGGCAGAAAGGGTGGTGGCCAATCGAAGAAGCCGGTTTCCCGGTCCGTCAAAGCCGGTCTTCAATTCCCGGTCGGTAGAATTGGTCGTTACCTGAAGAAGGGTCGTTATGCTCAACGTGTTGGAAGTGGTGCTCCGGTTTATTTGGCTGCTGTTCTTGAGTATTTGGCCGCTGAA GTGCTGGAATTGGCTGGGAATGCAGCGCGTGACAACAAGAAGAACAGAATTATTCCAAGGCATGTTCTGTTGGCTGTGAGGAACGATGAAGAGCTAGGGAAGCTTCTTGCGGGTGTGACCATTGCTCATGGCGGTGTTCTTCCAAATATCAACCCGATTTTGTTGCCTAAGAAAACTGGTGCTGAAAAGGAACCGAAATCTCCTGCTAAGGCCACAAAATCTCCAAGGAAAGCCGCAGCTTAG